The following proteins are co-located in the Engraulis encrasicolus isolate BLACKSEA-1 chromosome 2, IST_EnEncr_1.0, whole genome shotgun sequence genome:
- the LOC134442872 gene encoding uncharacterized protein LOC134442872 codes for MANSTCACSDLANANERLAKANMTIETLRRDIRRLQCEVVIKSHNTTLKHQTSNTSANLTTLSFFPSHSKHQPKSPPNPPCSTPARRSWTEVPKPLPQRVRPRSRRTLATPRQITREQPAHSEPRRTSTVLIGSSMVRHVTLRNAQTWCLPGALVADVQSNVPDALSQYPTATTLIVHAGSNDIRLQQSKKLESDFLSLINTLSSTGKKYAISGPIPSVCFSAFQFSRIRQLHVWLMRHCRQEAIPYVDNFSAFWNRRDLFARDGRHLNRSGARLLATNLALTLEAHRSLD; via the exons atggccaactctacctgcgcctgcagtgatctagctaatgctaatgaaagactagccaaagccaacatgacgattgaaacacttagacgtgacattcgccggctacaatgcgaggtggtcataaaatcccataacaccacgttgaaacaccaaaccagtaatactagcgccaacctaactacactatcttttttccccagccacagcaaacaccagccgaagtcccccccgaatccaccgtgctccactcccgcgcgtcgtagctggacggag gtgcccaagcctctaccacaaagagtgcgacccagaagccgccggaccctcgctacccccaggcaaatcacccgagagcagcctgcccattcagaaccccggcgaacatcaacagtcctcataggatcttcgatggttcgccacgtaaccctacgaaacgcccagacgtggtgcctacctggagctctcgtagccgatgtccagtcgaatgtgccggacgcgctgtcacagtatcctactgccacaactctcatcgtccacgcaggctccaatgacatccggctgcagcagtctaaaaaacttgagtccgatttcctctcccttattaatacccttagcagcactggaaaaaaatacgctatctcaggccccatcccctctgtttgtttctctgccttccagttctcccgaatccgccaactgcacgtctggctgatgagacactgccgccaagaagccattccctacgttgacaacttctccgctttctggaaccgccgtgacctcttcgcacgagatggaaggcacttaaacagatctggcgctcgtctcctcgcgaccaacctagcgctgaccctcgaagcccaccggtccttggattga